CGGGCCGCCGCCATTAAAGCCCCCGTGGACACGCCCGCCGAAACCGTGGCGGCCCTGGCCCGCGCCGTCGAATATTGCTACGACCACCCGGCCGCGCGCGTGGCCATGGGCCGCGCCGGCTACGCCTTCGCCTGCACCCAAACCTGGGACGCGCGGGGACACCAGATGCAACAATTGGTCGGCCAAGCGCTGGGGGCCCCGCTGGTGCCGGCCGCGGCCGGCGCTGCGGGACCAGTGATGGCGCATTCGTAGGCGGTTGCGTTGGTTGGCTGGCATCCCGCTTTATTCCTAAAGCGAGTTGCTGGCCGCCGACGCGCCGGCTGGCCAATGCGGGCCCTGGCAAAAGCGCGGGGCCATCCGAACGCCTCCTTGTACCGTAAACCTATCAGCGGCGGCGCCGTTTGCCTGCCCGATGGGGCAGCCCGCTCCCGCCAATGCCCGGCGGCGGCAGCCCCGCGATTTTTACCGTATAAGCCGTTTGAACCCCAACGGCTACGTTATGCCTCAATCCCTTTCCTCTGTGCCCGCCGGGGCCCTCGATACACCGGTTCTGCTGATGGTGTTCAGCCGGCCCGGCACCACCCGGCGCGTGTTCGACACTATTCGCCGGGCCCGGCCCACCCGCCTGTACGTAGCCGCCGATGGCCCCCGCCCCGGCCACCCCACCGACGCCGTGCGCTGCGCCGAAACCCGCGCCGTGGTGCAGGAAGTGGACTGGCCCTGCGAAGTATTCACGTTGTTTCAGGAGCAAAACCTGAACTGCGGCTTGGCCCCGGTCACGGCCATGAATTGGTTTTTTGAGCACGAAGCCGAGGGTATCATCCTAGAAGACGATTGCGTGCCGGCCCCCAGCTTCTTCCCGTTTTGCCAGGAGCTGCTGGCCCGCTACCGCGACGAAACACGGGTGATGCACATCGGTGGCAACAACTTCGGCTCGGAGGCCCAGGGGCCCTTGAGCCCCGGTGAGCCGTCGTATTACTTCTCGACGCAGCGCAATAGTTGGGGTTGGGCCACTTGGCGGCGCGCCTGGCAGCTCTACGACTACCACCTCACCGACTTCCGCGCTGTGGCGGACTCGGGGGCCCTGAACGGCACCTTCACGGGGCCTTTGGAGAAGCGCTACCGGCTGGGCAAAATGGCCGGCGTGCTGGCCCTGCCCCAGCCGCCCGACGTGTGGGACTACCAGTGGGAGTACACCATTGCCCGCCACCAGGGCCTCTACATCGTGCCGGCCGTGAACCTGGTGGGCAACATTGGCTTCGGCAACGACTCGACGCACACCCACGACGGCGGCGACGTGCTGGGCGACTTGCCAGCGCGCGACCTCGCCTTTCCGCTGCGCCACCCCGCCCAAGTGGCCCAGGACCGCCGCCGCGACAACCGCCGCTTCAACGAGTTCTTCCGAAGCCGGCTGGCAGCCATGGTGCGCCGCGTGTTTGCGGGTCAAAAGCCAGTGGCCGCCGGCCTCCAGAGCCCCAAGCAAGCCGCCAAGCCGGTCCTCTCCCAGCCGGCTAAGCCCGCCCAGTCATGAGGCTGCTTCTCTCGGCTTACGCTTGCGCCCCCAACCGGGGCGGCGAAGAAGGCAACGGCTTCAATTGGATGCAGCAGTGGCGGCAGCTCGGCCACGAGGTGTGGTGCCTAACCACGCCCAACGGCCGCGCCGACCTGGAGGCGTACCTCGTCCAGCACCTGTCGCCGGCCGAGCGCGCCCGTTTGCACCTGGTGTACGTGGCCGTGCCGGGTTGGGTGGAGTACCTCTACCGCTGGCAGTTCGGGGTATATGTGCATTACATGGTGTGGCAGTACCTGGCCTGGCGCACGGCGCGGCAGTTGGCCCCGCCCGAGGGGTTCGACTTGGTGCACCACGCCACATATAGTAGCTTGCAAATGGCTACTTGGCTCTGGCGCCTGGGCCGGCCCCTGGTGGTGGGGCCCCTGGGCGGTGGCCAGCGGGCCCCGGCGGCGTTCCGGCGCTACGTGCCCGACTGGTTCAAGACCGAAACGCTGCGCAACGCCATCAGTCAGTTGCTGACTGCCTGCGACCACAACGTGCGGCAAAGCTTGCGCCGGGCCGCGCTAGTGCTGGCCACCAACACGGAAACCGCTACCGAGGTCCGCCGCCTGGGTGCGCCCCGGGTCGAAATGTTTCTGGACTCGGGGCTGCCGGCCGGCTACCTGCCCGCCGCGTTTCCGGAGCGGGCCGCGGCGCCCGTGCTGCGGCTGCTGTGGCTGGGGCGGCTCGTCACGCGCAAGGCCCTGCCGCTGGTGCTCGAAGCCCTGGCGCGGGTGGCCCCGCGGGTGCCGTTCCACCTCACCATCGTGGGCGACGGCGTGCTGGGGCCCCAGCTGCCCGCCCTGCTGGCCCAGCACGGCCTGACGGACCGCGCGACGTGGCGCGGCACGCTGCCCTGGCCGGAAGTGCGCGACGCCTTTTTAACGCACGACGTGTTCCTGTTCGCCAGCCTGCGCGACTCGTTTGCCACGCAGCTGCTGGAGGCCATGGGCGCCGGGCTGCCCATCATTACGCTCGACCACCAGGGCGCGCACGATTTTATTCCGCGGGCCGCCGCCATTAAAGCCCCCGTGGACACGCCCGCCGAAACCGTGGCGGCCCTGGCCCGCGCCGTCGAATATTGCTACGACCACCCGGCCGCGCGCGTGGCCATGGGCCGCGCCGGCTACGCCTTCGCCTGCACCCAAACCTGGGACGCGCGGGGACACCAGATGCAGCGGCTCGCCAGCGGCCTGCTGGATGCTTCGCCCATGCCCGCCAAGGCCCTGTACAAGTAGGGAGCGGCCCAAGTTCTTAACTTTAATCGTTGCTATGCTCT
This genomic stretch from Hymenobacter sp. PAMC 26628 harbors:
- a CDS encoding nucleotide-diphospho-sugar transferase, translating into MPQSLSSVPAGALDTPVLLMVFSRPGTTRRVFDTIRRARPTRLYVAADGPRPGHPTDAVRCAETRAVVQEVDWPCEVFTLFQEQNLNCGLAPVTAMNWFFEHEAEGIILEDDCVPAPSFFPFCQELLARYRDETRVMHIGGNNFGSEAQGPLSPGEPSYYFSTQRNSWGWATWRRAWQLYDYHLTDFRAVADSGALNGTFTGPLEKRYRLGKMAGVLALPQPPDVWDYQWEYTIARHQGLYIVPAVNLVGNIGFGNDSTHTHDGGDVLGDLPARDLAFPLRHPAQVAQDRRRDNRRFNEFFRSRLAAMVRRVFAGQKPVAAGLQSPKQAAKPVLSQPAKPAQS
- a CDS encoding glycosyltransferase family 4 protein, which gives rise to MRLLLSAYACAPNRGGEEGNGFNWMQQWRQLGHEVWCLTTPNGRADLEAYLVQHLSPAERARLHLVYVAVPGWVEYLYRWQFGVYVHYMVWQYLAWRTARQLAPPEGFDLVHHATYSSLQMATWLWRLGRPLVVGPLGGGQRAPAAFRRYVPDWFKTETLRNAISQLLTACDHNVRQSLRRAALVLATNTETATEVRRLGAPRVEMFLDSGLPAGYLPAAFPERAAAPVLRLLWLGRLVTRKALPLVLEALARVAPRVPFHLTIVGDGVLGPQLPALLAQHGLTDRATWRGTLPWPEVRDAFLTHDVFLFASLRDSFATQLLEAMGAGLPIITLDHQGAHDFIPRAAAIKAPVDTPAETVAALARAVEYCYDHPAARVAMGRAGYAFACTQTWDARGHQMQRLASGLLDASPMPAKALYK